In Equus przewalskii isolate Varuska chromosome 31, EquPr2, whole genome shotgun sequence, one genomic interval encodes:
- the LOC139080617 gene encoding ral-GDS-related protein-like isoform X3, producing the protein MSRVKGRWCWGEVGGGEHGLTDLSSILAGGALHVCHPAVHPQRVQSIRCHRALSPSWPFLGDLVMLHLVMGDYQEGKEINLEKRTEDYRAMRESLLLWMAANNYRLEPEE; encoded by the exons ATGTCCAGGGTCAAAGGCCGGTGGTGCTGGGGagaagttgggggaggggagcatggCCTCACTGACTTGTCCTCCATCCTGGCAGGAGGGGCCCTCCACGTTTGCCACCCTGCAGTACACCCCCAGAGAGTCCAGAGCATCAG ATGTCACAGGGCGTTGTCCCCTTCTTGGCCTTTCCTTGGTGATCTGGTGATGCTGCACCTGGTGATGGGTGACTATCAGGAG GGGAAGGAGATCAACCTCGAGAAAAGGACTGAG GACTACAGAGCCATGAGGGAGAGCCTGCTGCTCTGGATGGCTGCAAACAATTACAGGCTAGAGCCCGAGGAGTGA
- the LOC139080617 gene encoding uncharacterized protein isoform X2 has protein sequence MSRVKGRWCWGEVGGGEHGLTDLSSILAGGALHVCHPAVHPQRVQSIRCHRALSPSWPFLGDLVMLHLVMGDYQEAGEAAKPPEGGHSCERFMSWTQPLPPAGPTVGQRSWAPPVRQQGKEINLEKRTEDYRAMRESLLLWMAANNYRLEPEE, from the exons ATGTCCAGGGTCAAAGGCCGGTGGTGCTGGGGagaagttgggggaggggagcatggCCTCACTGACTTGTCCTCCATCCTGGCAGGAGGGGCCCTCCACGTTTGCCACCCTGCAGTACACCCCCAGAGAGTCCAGAGCATCAG ATGTCACAGGGCGTTGTCCCCTTCTTGGCCTTTCCTTGGTGATCTGGTGATGCTGCACCTGGTGATGGGTGACTATCAGGAG GCTGGTGAGGCAGCAAAGCCACCTGAGGGAGGGCACAGCTGTGAGAGGTTTATGAGCTGgactcagcctctccctcctgcGGGGCCCACAGTGGGACAGAGAAGTTGGGCCCCTCCAGTCAGGCAGCAG GGGAAGGAGATCAACCTCGAGAAAAGGACTGAG GACTACAGAGCCATGAGGGAGAGCCTGCTGCTCTGGATGGCTGCAAACAATTACAGGCTAGAGCCCGAGGAGTGA
- the LOC139080617 gene encoding uncharacterized protein isoform X4, translating into MLHLVMGDYQEAGEAAKPPEGGHSCERFMSWTQPLPPAGPTVGQRSWAPPVRQQGKEINLEKRTEDYRAMRESLLLWMAANNYRLEPEE; encoded by the exons ATGCTGCACCTGGTGATGGGTGACTATCAGGAG GCTGGTGAGGCAGCAAAGCCACCTGAGGGAGGGCACAGCTGTGAGAGGTTTATGAGCTGgactcagcctctccctcctgcGGGGCCCACAGTGGGACAGAGAAGTTGGGCCCCTCCAGTCAGGCAGCAG GGGAAGGAGATCAACCTCGAGAAAAGGACTGAG GACTACAGAGCCATGAGGGAGAGCCTGCTGCTCTGGATGGCTGCAAACAATTACAGGCTAGAGCCCGAGGAGTGA
- the LOC139080617 gene encoding uncharacterized protein isoform X1, whose translation MSRVKGRWCWGEVGGGEHGLTDLSSILAGGALHVCHPAVHPQRVQSIRCHRALSPSWPFLGDLVMLHLVMGDYQEAGEAAKPPEGGHSCERFMSWTQPLPPAGPTVGQRSWAPPVRQQGKEINLEKRTELSIGFHLCDLGRGCSNLAVQHNSS comes from the exons ATGTCCAGGGTCAAAGGCCGGTGGTGCTGGGGagaagttgggggaggggagcatggCCTCACTGACTTGTCCTCCATCCTGGCAGGAGGGGCCCTCCACGTTTGCCACCCTGCAGTACACCCCCAGAGAGTCCAGAGCATCAG ATGTCACAGGGCGTTGTCCCCTTCTTGGCCTTTCCTTGGTGATCTGGTGATGCTGCACCTGGTGATGGGTGACTATCAGGAG GCTGGTGAGGCAGCAAAGCCACCTGAGGGAGGGCACAGCTGTGAGAGGTTTATGAGCTGgactcagcctctccctcctgcGGGGCCCACAGTGGGACAGAGAAGTTGGGCCCCTCCAGTCAGGCAGCAG GGGAAGGAGATCAACCTCGAGAAAAGGACTGAG TTGTCCATAGGTTTCCATCTATGCGACCTTGGAAGAGGATGCAGCAATTTGGCAGTGCAGCACAATTCCTCATGA